From Plasmodium brasilianum strain Bolivian I chromosome 7, whole genome shotgun sequence, the proteins below share one genomic window:
- a CDS encoding PIR protein — MSGGKADSSEFSCEEGSLFKGSTVCEVYEKLNNGMSSIEECSDCNTYCSEFNNKKGTKKIYPDDFENTCKKILRNLFKLSDVLKSEKSARDRCSYLSYWTYEQLWKKFTNPNSEEARASIHKLHEVLLKFNNIEKLRNQPCHIYLTESFASLKEKKELHDFFKSFDYLKNKLKSVTSEKEKYCEYITRILELYKQNIRDCCTYFFENSSRNTCEEYLKCEKRYYPYELLSILDCSSKSSYKKPEEFFEELAIDREVILRSRYSNELTCQGFMCDPFRVITHSGTKSYDDIYGYKNVYNFLVSRDTAFEERLQREHDISPRRGINLAYYST; from the exons ATGTCTGGTGGTAAAGCTGATTCTTCAGAATTTTCATGTGAAGag GGAAGTTTATTTAAGGGATCTACCGTGTGCGAAGTATACGAAAAATTGAATAATGGGATGAGTAGTATTGAAGAATGCTCTGATTGTAATACATATTGCAGtgaatttaataataaaaagggcactaaaaaaatatatcccgatgattttgaaaatacttgtaaaaagatattacgaaatttattcaaattatCTGATGTTTTAAAAAGCGAGAAAAGCGCAAGAGATCGCTGTTCATATTTAAGTTACTGGACATATGAAcaattatggaaaaaatttacaaatccAAATTCTGAAGAAGCCAGAGcaagtatacataaattacaTGAAGTGCTATTAAAgtttaataatatagaaaaattaaggaaTCAACCTTGTCATATTTATTTGACTGAATCTTTTGCTAGtttgaaagagaaaaaagaactgcatgattttttcaaaagttttgattatttgaaaaataaacttaAATCTGTTACAAgtgaaaaagagaaatattgTGAATACATTACTAGAATTTTAGAACTATATAAACAGAATATAAGGGACTGCTgcacttatttttttgagaATTCCTCGAGGAACACCTGtgaagaatatttaaaatgtgaaaaacGGTATTATCCTTATGAACTACTATCTATTTTAGATTGCTCCTCCAAATCATCTTATAAAAAACCTGAAGAATTTTTTGAAGAATTAGCTATTGATCGTGAGGTTATACTCAGAAGTAGATATTCCAATGAATTAACATGTCAAGGATTTATGTGTGATCCTTTCAGAGTT ATCACTCATTCTGGAACTAAATCGTATGACgatatatatggatataaaaatgtttataattttctagTATCTCGGGATACAGCATTTGAGGAAAGATTACAACGTGAGCATGATATTTCACCAAGAAGGGGAATTAATCTAGCTTATTATAGTacttaa
- a CDS encoding STP1 protein, with translation MGIQQSTIFRNLPRLVGKRGILVLSRNRESGKQYENVEAGNNLSLTNIGQLKHNQNFEELYKVETGNLKNDKNTSIIHAANIKKKLDDANEKDSIRMMMREFNKNKGVYKINSNTNDKKDDAKLNIQCSNSKNKLINNNNVEEVEEIKEQVASHQILAVDSAGTIDKTEDGKK, from the exons ATGGGAATTCAACAAAGTACAATTTTTAGAAATTTGCCTAGACTAGTTGGAAAAAGAGGAATATTGGTCTTATC AAGAAATAGAGAAAGTGGAAAACAATATGAAAATGTAGAAGCTGGAAATAATTTATCACTAACAAATATAGGGCAACTGAAACACAATCAGAATTTCgaagaattatataa aGTAGAAACAGGCAAcctaaaaaatgataaaaatacatCCATAATACATGCTgctaatattaaaaagaaattagaTGACGCAAATGAAAAAGATTCCATAAGAATGATGATGAGagaatttaacaaaaataaaggagtatataaaataaatagtaatacaaatgataaaaaagatgATGCAAAGTTAAATATACAGTGTAGtaattctaaaaataaattaataaataataataatgtggAAGAAGTAGAAGAAATAAAGGAACAAGTAGCATCACATCAAATATTAGCAGTAGATTCTGCTGGTACAATTGATAAAACTGAAGatggtaaaaaataa
- a CDS encoding STP1 protein encodes MYFRWAPDKYGDLPDQCNLDPFCRSHCEFIELWFAYIRAYFIENLEFIRRYYNERKIYFEHDYLRRPTTTRTKFGSSKTRKLYGDNIRGEEKTKDKLNACYIIYFKKVSTVIDRGKVPRKPVPENVEPPSVSLSDPFETANGYQLGSKYPTANEPSEDSPETESTEKSADSLLTQDPERAKVDSLSEVPENNGTLIQIETFTSDISINDYHSGHSTSSFPTGSRISIESISSQESQIPLEGFPHTVDFDSFNDTCLTIRGDYADTQLLSSIPALPSNLESTKKYSASDNLKHPMYIIPHDDEKKDDEETIKRINR; translated from the exons ATGTACTTTCGTTGGGCTCCTGATAAATATGGAG ATCTTCCAGATCAGTGTAATTTAGATCCATTTTGCAGAAGTCATTGTGAATTTATAGAATTATGGTTTGCTTATATAAGAGCTTATTTTATCGAAAATTTGGAATTTATTAGAAGATATtataatgaaagaaaaatttattttgaacATGATT ATCTACGCAGACCTACTACTACTCGTACTAAATTTGGTTCTTCGAAAACTAGAAAACTATATGGTGATAATATTCGaggagaagaaaaaacaaaagacaAATTGAACGCAtgttacataatatatttcaaaaaagtaTCAACAGTTATA GACAGAGGTAAGGTTCCACGAAAGCCAGTTCCTGAAAATGTAGAACCTCCTTCGGTATCTCTATCTGATCCATTCGAAACTGCTAATGGATATCAATTAGGATCTAAATATCCTACAGCAAATGAACCTTCTGAAGATTCTCCAGAAACAGAGTCTACTGAGAAGTCTGCA GATTCTTTGCTAACCCAAGACCCAGAAAGAGCTAAAGTTGATTCTCTATCAGAAGTTCCAGAAAATAATGGAACCCTTATCCAAATTGAAACCTTTACATCTGATATTTCAATTAATGATTATCATTCTGGTCATTCAACTTCTAGTTTTCCAACGGGTTCTAGAATATCTATAGAAAGTATATCATCCCAAGAATCGCAAATACCTTTGGAAGGATTCCCGCATACCGTAGATTTTGATTCTTTTAATGATACATGCCTAACTATTAGAGGTGATTATGCTGATACCCAATTACTCAGTAGTATTCCAG cACTACCATCAAATTTAGAAAGtaccaaaaaatattcagcaagtgataatttaaaacatcCAATGTATATTATTCCACACGATGATGAAAAGAAAGATGATGAAGAAAccataaaaagaataaatcgATAA
- a CDS encoding PIR protein, with translation MTPLNDDELENILQKLTSYKIYQELNRAVEGNEEERNRKSFSNKEVKSLCVKPEHKFLCPKVEKYFYVYFKYYESNNNRDTCMSLNVNKYKKYRNCINDLYMNSTNFTCCDIEMLLCPYYFLQSSEMFHTYELLTALKSKIVDGCEGLINFGENEKFEQKLNKIDKNFIKIAYGTDGRVNVRHLASGVHSLKLKTRSVEGISLMSLRIDISDGNEETILETDAEQGIRGKALRKNLAQGIHVRNIRADSEEAKIVENEIQGIHIIPKKIKRGSFIHNDIDENVKNCQKNESLKSLLNNEWRDMREKLSSYIKNHELHSYKVLQNSNRFSSILLRGEQCRVK, from the exons ATGACTCCCTTGAATGACGATGAATTG GAGAATATTTTGCAAAAGTTAACTtcctataaaatatatcaagaATTAAATCGGGCCGTCGAAGGAAACGAAGAGGAAAGGAACCGTAAAAGTTTTAGTAACAAAGAAGTTAAATCTCTTTGTGTCAAGCCTGAGc ATAAATTTCTCTGCCCGAAAGTagaaaagtatttttatgtttattttaaatattatgagAGCAATAACAATAGAGATACTTGTATGAGTCTCaatgttaataaatataaaaaataccgTAATTGTATCaatgatttatatatgaacagtACAAATTTTACGTGTTGTGATATTGAAATGTTACTTTgtccatattattttttgcaaaGTAGTGAAATGTTTCATACATATGAACTTTTAACTGCGTTGAAATCCAAAATTGTTGATGGTTGTGAAGGACTTATAAATTTTGGTGAGAATGAAAAGTttgaacaaaaattaaataaaatcgATAAAAACTTTATAAA GATTGCATATGGAACTGATGGAAGAGTTAATGTTAGACACCTTGCTTCAGGAGTTCATTCCTTAAAACTAAAAACACGTTCAGTAGAGGGAATTTCGCTTATGTCACTTAGAATAGATATATCAGATGGAAATGAGGAGACAATACTCGAAACAGATGCAGAACAAGGTATTAGGGGAAAAGcactaagaaaaaatttagcACAAGGAATTCATGTGCGAAATATCAGAGCAGATTCAGAAGAAGCTAAAATTGTAGAAAACGAAATCCAAGGAATTCATATAATTCCCAAGAAGATAAAAAGAGGATCTTTTATTCATAATGACATTGATGAAAACGTTAA AAATTGCCAGAAAAATGAGAGTCTCAAAAGTTTACTAAATAATGAATGGAGAGACATG agagaaaaattaagttcGTATATCAAGAACCATGAGCTTCATTCCTATAAGGTTTTACAGAATAGTAACCGATTTAGTTCAATCTTATTAAGAGGAGAACAGTGCAGAGTTAAATAA